A region of Gammaproteobacteria bacterium DNA encodes the following proteins:
- a CDS encoding FdhF/YdeP family oxidoreductase: MLSKKNRIRINKPAEIAGGATAVVNALRHAVGKAGVGRGLAALRKVNQADGFDCPGCGWPEAEKRSIAEFCENGAKAVADEATKKTVDAEFFARHSIDELRRQSGRWLNAQGRLAEPVVLREGDTHYSAISWDDAFDLIAAQLRMLDSPDDAVFYTSGRTSNEAAFLYQLLARRFGTNNLPDCSNLCHESSGRALQEVLGSSKGTVTQADFELADTIVIAGQNPGSNHPRMLATLERAGRRGAHIISINPLDETGLRRFRNPQKLSGYIGGGTLLANLHMPVRINGDVALLQAIAKALFELEQASPGILDGEFITQRTAGFEAYREHVRGMAWGTLTRVSGVDIDMIRAAAEMLAKSKRVIFCWAMGLTQHHNAVSNIQEIVNLLLLGGHVGRPGSGACPVRGHSNVQGDRTMGIWVNPDTGLGKSLQRRYGFSAPQKPGFDTVDSIHAMRAGTIQVLIAMGGNFLAATPDWETTQRALARCRLTVQISTKLNRSHLYTGRTALILPALSRTETDVQDGQQQSVTVENSMGVVRRSTGVLEPVSTQLRSEVQIVAEIGRRLFGDRDPLDWRNIAGDYDRVRDEIAGVIPGCENYNERLAETGEFTLAHAVRDKREFHTATGKAHFTVHPLDEIELEEEQFILTSIRSHDQFNTTVYSNNDRYRGIEGSRKILLANILDIEELGMADGMHVDITSHFRGHTRTLGDFRLVAYEIPRGCMAGYYPELNPLVPLEHVARGSNTPGYKSLVVSLKPAAR; encoded by the coding sequence CTGTTGAGCAAGAAGAACAGGATTCGTATCAACAAACCTGCCGAGATTGCCGGCGGGGCAACGGCAGTAGTCAATGCGTTGCGTCATGCGGTCGGCAAAGCCGGAGTGGGTCGCGGTCTTGCGGCACTGCGCAAGGTCAACCAGGCTGACGGCTTCGATTGCCCCGGCTGCGGCTGGCCAGAGGCTGAAAAGCGATCGATCGCGGAGTTTTGCGAGAACGGCGCCAAGGCAGTGGCAGACGAGGCCACGAAAAAAACTGTCGACGCGGAGTTTTTCGCCCGCCACAGTATCGATGAGCTGCGCCGGCAAAGCGGTCGCTGGCTCAACGCGCAGGGCCGCCTGGCCGAACCTGTCGTGCTGCGCGAGGGTGATACGCATTACAGCGCCATTTCCTGGGACGACGCATTCGACCTGATCGCTGCGCAGCTGCGTATGCTGGATTCTCCCGATGACGCGGTTTTCTACACCTCGGGACGCACCAGCAACGAGGCGGCTTTCCTTTACCAGCTGCTGGCACGACGCTTCGGCACCAACAACCTGCCGGATTGCTCCAACCTGTGTCACGAGTCCAGCGGCCGCGCCCTGCAGGAGGTGCTCGGCAGCAGCAAGGGTACGGTGACGCAGGCTGATTTCGAGCTCGCCGATACCATTGTTATTGCCGGACAGAATCCGGGCTCTAATCATCCGCGCATGCTGGCAACACTGGAGCGTGCCGGCCGTCGCGGCGCGCATATCATCAGTATCAATCCGCTGGACGAGACCGGGCTGCGGCGCTTTCGTAATCCGCAAAAACTGTCTGGCTACATCGGTGGCGGCACACTGCTGGCGAATCTGCACATGCCGGTGCGCATAAATGGCGACGTGGCGTTGCTGCAGGCGATCGCCAAAGCATTGTTCGAGCTGGAGCAGGCCAGCCCCGGCATACTCGATGGAGAATTCATAACGCAACGTACTGCGGGCTTCGAGGCCTATCGTGAGCATGTGCGCGGTATGGCGTGGGGGACACTGACAAGAGTCAGCGGCGTCGATATCGACATGATACGGGCCGCAGCAGAAATGCTTGCCAAATCCAAACGGGTAATCTTCTGTTGGGCCATGGGCCTGACCCAGCACCACAACGCCGTCTCCAACATCCAGGAAATCGTCAATCTGCTGTTGCTGGGGGGGCATGTCGGCCGGCCAGGCAGTGGTGCCTGCCCGGTGCGCGGGCACAGCAACGTGCAGGGCGATCGCACCATGGGTATCTGGGTCAATCCGGACACTGGCCTTGGGAAATCGCTGCAGCGCCGTTACGGATTTAGCGCGCCGCAGAAGCCGGGCTTTGACACCGTCGACAGCATCCACGCAATGCGTGCGGGCACCATACAGGTGCTAATCGCGATGGGCGGTAATTTTCTTGCCGCGACGCCGGACTGGGAAACTACCCAGCGAGCGCTGGCGCGCTGCCGCCTTACCGTGCAGATATCGACAAAGCTCAATCGCTCACATTTGTATACAGGCAGGACGGCGCTGATCCTGCCGGCGCTGAGCCGCACCGAGACCGATGTGCAGGATGGGCAGCAGCAAAGCGTCACCGTGGAAAATTCCATGGGCGTGGTTCGTCGCTCGACCGGTGTGCTGGAACCTGTCAGTACGCAGCTGCGCAGCGAGGTGCAGATTGTTGCCGAAATCGGTCGGCGCCTGTTTGGCGACCGCGATCCGCTCGACTGGCGCAATATTGCGGGCGACTATGATCGTGTGCGCGATGAAATAGCTGGCGTTATTCCCGGCTGCGAAAATTACAATGAACGCCTCGCAGAAACCGGCGAGTTCACCCTGGCTCACGCGGTGCGCGACAAGCGCGAATTTCACACGGCCACCGGCAAGGCGCACTTCACGGTGCATCCGCTCGACGAAATCGAGCTGGAGGAGGAGCAGTTCATCCTCACATCAATCCGCAGCCATGATCAGTTCAACACGACTGTTTATTCCAACAATGACCGCTACCGCGGCATCGAGGGCAGTCGCAAAATTCTGCTGGCGAATATTTTGGATATAGAAGAGCTGGGCATGGCCGATGGCATGCATGTTGACATCACGAGCCATTTTCGTGGCCATACCCGTACCCTGGGTGATTTCAGGCTCGTGGCCTACGAGATTCCGCGCGGCTGTATGGCCGGTTACTATCCCGAGCTGAATCCGCTGGTCCCGCTCGAGCACGTCGCGCGCGGATCAAACACGCCGGGCTACAAATCCCTGGTGGTGAGCCTGAAACCGGCGGCGCGCTGA
- the arcA gene encoding arginine deiminase: protein MSRFYVGSEVTRLRRVLLHRPELSLKRLTPRNFEDLLFDDVLRVERAAQEHDQFASTLRAHDVEVLLLHDLLTQTLDQPEARKWVVERQVSEHQLGPMLTGAMREQLADLDSAALSSALIGGVTQDDIEVSVQSITTELLMQDTDFLLPPLPNHLFTRDTSCWLYSGVSVNPMAKTARRRESVHLRAVYKFHPAFRDAKFDVWYRGDDFPQDGASLEGGDILVIGNDALLMGISERTTPQAIEMLTKRLFDRQAVKKVIVVDLPKSRSCMHLDTVMTQLDHDCFSIYPPTIHADLSCWEVTPGKRNSLQVRPQRRFFDALAKTMGLESLRLVETGGDKYAAEREQWNDANNVLTVRPGRVIGYERNVHTIEKMQQAGIDVVTIPGEELGRGRGGPRCMSCPLERD from the coding sequence ATGTCGAGGTTTTACGTCGGATCCGAGGTAACGCGGTTACGGCGGGTGCTGCTGCACCGGCCGGAGCTGAGCCTCAAGCGACTGACCCCGCGCAACTTCGAGGACCTGCTGTTCGACGATGTGCTGCGAGTCGAGCGCGCAGCCCAGGAACACGATCAGTTCGCCAGCACACTGCGCGCGCACGATGTCGAGGTATTGCTGCTGCATGACCTGCTGACGCAGACGCTGGATCAGCCCGAGGCGCGAAAGTGGGTGGTCGAACGCCAGGTATCGGAGCACCAGCTCGGGCCGATGCTGACCGGCGCCATGCGGGAGCAGCTCGCCGACCTCGACAGTGCCGCGCTGTCCAGTGCCCTGATCGGTGGTGTAACCCAGGACGATATCGAAGTTTCGGTGCAGAGCATTACTACGGAACTGCTGATGCAGGACACCGACTTTCTTTTACCGCCACTGCCAAATCACCTGTTCACGCGTGACACCTCATGCTGGCTGTATTCCGGCGTATCGGTAAACCCGATGGCAAAAACCGCGCGCCGCCGTGAAAGCGTTCACCTGCGGGCGGTTTACAAGTTTCACCCGGCTTTTCGCGATGCAAAATTCGATGTGTGGTATCGCGGCGACGATTTCCCGCAGGACGGCGCCTCGCTGGAAGGGGGCGACATACTGGTCATTGGCAATGATGCATTACTGATGGGCATCAGTGAACGCACCACGCCGCAGGCGATCGAAATGCTTACAAAGCGCCTGTTCGACAGGCAGGCGGTAAAGAAAGTCATCGTGGTGGACCTGCCAAAGAGCCGCAGCTGCATGCATCTCGATACGGTGATGACACAGCTCGACCATGACTGTTTCAGCATCTACCCACCGACCATTCATGCTGATCTTTCATGCTGGGAGGTCACGCCGGGTAAACGTAACAGCCTGCAGGTGCGGCCGCAGCGGCGCTTCTTCGACGCGCTGGCCAAAACCATGGGGCTGGAATCACTGCGTCTCGTCGAAACCGGCGGCGACAAGTATGCTGCCGAGCGCGAGCAGTGGAACGACGCCAACAACGTGCTTACCGTGCGGCCAGGCCGGGTGATCGGCTACGAGCGCAATGTACACACAATCGAAAAAATGCAGCAGGCCGGCATCGACGTGGTCACCATACCCGGTGAGGAACTGGGTCGCGGCCGTGGTGGCCCGCGCTGCATGAGCTGCCCGCTCGAACGCGACTGA
- a CDS encoding diguanylate cyclase, whose translation MPAVTETAVSTELLVERWMSRDPECVGPDTALEEVASLMGIRRHSCIVVTEGHKAIGLISERDLVRELARALGGKSAEATAGAAMSQPVICIAGHETVDAAVKLMTDHRIRRLVVTDEEDEIVGVLTQSDLMRANISRADMHRRTLEAQVATRTAELETAVEQLEALARVDPLMNIGNRRSMDEALAMAHQRSLRYRRTYSVILLDVDKFKSYNDSYGHPRGDRVLRDIAGEVLACARVLDRPFRYGGEEILVLLPETDGQGTVAVAERVRRAVVALDIEHRGSTHGVVTISAGVATSVPRKDGSVPAALDLLAAADRSLYEAKGAGRNRLGPVYQPD comes from the coding sequence ATGCCCGCCGTGACAGAGACTGCCGTATCAACAGAGCTGCTGGTAGAGCGCTGGATGAGTCGTGATCCCGAGTGCGTCGGGCCGGACACCGCGCTGGAGGAAGTCGCGTCGCTGATGGGGATCCGGCGACATTCCTGCATCGTGGTTACTGAGGGCCACAAGGCGATCGGCCTGATCAGCGAGCGTGACCTGGTGCGTGAGCTGGCGCGAGCGCTCGGTGGCAAATCTGCCGAAGCAACCGCTGGCGCAGCCATGTCTCAACCGGTGATCTGTATAGCCGGACACGAGACGGTAGATGCCGCTGTCAAGCTGATGACGGATCATCGCATTCGGCGCCTCGTCGTCACCGACGAAGAAGATGAGATCGTTGGCGTGCTGACCCAGTCCGACCTGATGCGCGCCAATATCAGCCGTGCAGATATGCACCGCCGCACGCTCGAAGCGCAAGTTGCAACACGGACAGCCGAACTGGAAACTGCGGTAGAACAGCTCGAGGCCCTTGCACGGGTCGATCCGCTGATGAATATCGGCAATCGTCGTTCAATGGACGAGGCGCTGGCCATGGCCCACCAGCGGTCGTTGCGTTATCGCCGCACTTACTCGGTCATTCTGCTGGATGTAGACAAGTTCAAGTCATACAACGATTCGTATGGTCATCCGCGCGGCGACCGCGTGTTGCGCGACATTGCCGGCGAGGTACTTGCCTGCGCGCGGGTGCTGGACAGGCCGTTTCGTTACGGCGGCGAGGAAATACTCGTCCTGCTGCCGGAAACCGACGGCCAGGGCACAGTGGCCGTGGCGGAGCGGGTGCGTCGGGCGGTTGTCGCACTGGATATAGAGCATCGAGGGTCGACGCACGGCGTGGTCACAATCAGTGCCGGGGTCGCGACCTCGGTGCCGCGCAAGGATGGCAGCGTGCCAGCGGCACTGGACTTGCTGGCGGCAGCCGACCGCTCGCTTTACGAAGCAAAGGGTGCCGGCCGAAACCGGTTGGGGCCCGTGTACCAGCCCGACTAG
- a CDS encoding CPBP family intramembrane metalloprotease yields the protein MPPAKVLAFACLFEGALLVVAYGLGWIVGVDPLAALSGGFFAFAIGLAAVLPMLLLLWWGLRNPGTAMGRATGEARQFVRQFFNGIGPAGFLLVSLLAGLCEEALFRGLLQVFIAGHSSVLVGLVAASVLFGLAHAVSLAYAVTATIIGVYLGALFLLTGSLAAPVICHAVYDFIALLWLSRLPATSR from the coding sequence ATGCCACCTGCAAAGGTGCTCGCGTTTGCCTGCCTGTTCGAAGGCGCTTTGCTGGTCGTAGCGTACGGGCTGGGCTGGATTGTGGGCGTCGACCCGCTGGCGGCGCTGTCGGGCGGGTTTTTTGCGTTCGCCATTGGGCTGGCCGCCGTTTTGCCAATGCTGTTGCTGTTGTGGTGGGGGCTGCGAAATCCGGGCACAGCCATGGGTCGCGCAACCGGCGAGGCACGCCAGTTCGTACGCCAGTTTTTCAACGGCATCGGGCCTGCCGGGTTCCTGCTGGTATCGCTGCTTGCCGGCCTGTGTGAAGAAGCACTGTTTCGCGGCCTGCTGCAGGTATTCATTGCCGGGCACAGCTCTGTGCTGGTCGGGCTGGTAGCCGCTTCCGTACTCTTTGGCCTGGCCCATGCTGTTTCTCTCGCCTATGCCGTGACGGCAACCATAATCGGGGTATACCTCGGCGCGCTGTTCCTGCTGACCGGCAGTCTCGCTGCCCCGGTCATTTGCCACGCTGTATACGACTTCATCGCACTGCTGTGGCTCAGCCGGCTTCCGGCGACATCGCGCTGA
- a CDS encoding response regulator, which translates to MSTPKVLFVDDEKPVLDACRRALRKKISIDTALGPAKALEHIDDCADYAVIVSDMRMPEMTGVELLAEVKRRSPNTVRMMLTGNSDQQTAIDAVNEGDIFRFLNKPCPPDKLWNSVEAAMEQHRLLVAERDLLENTLQGTIQVLADVLALVNPGAFGRTTRIRTHVAAIATKLGLAELWRYETMATLSQIGCVTVPDAVLEKVSLGHQLAEYEQALFDQHPVVAGDLIARIPRLGEVADAIRLQDAGFDNSPDAPIGSRILKVVLDFERIESRGVASSEAFDELKLRSNRYDPQVLEALEAVLGTESEMEAREVEVGKLLDDMMLAVDVNSLQGALVLCKGQQTTESVRARLVNFARNGVIAGKVMVWVPAGTG; encoded by the coding sequence TTGAGCACACCAAAAGTATTGTTTGTTGATGATGAAAAGCCGGTGCTCGATGCCTGTCGTCGCGCGCTGCGCAAGAAAATCAGTATCGATACAGCGCTTGGCCCGGCAAAAGCGCTCGAACACATCGATGATTGCGCTGACTACGCAGTCATCGTCAGCGACATGCGTATGCCTGAGATGACGGGCGTGGAGCTGCTGGCCGAGGTCAAGCGGCGCAGCCCGAACACGGTACGCATGATGCTCACCGGTAATTCGGACCAGCAGACTGCCATCGATGCAGTAAACGAGGGCGATATATTCCGCTTCCTCAACAAGCCGTGCCCGCCGGACAAGCTGTGGAATTCGGTCGAGGCTGCGATGGAACAGCACCGGCTGCTCGTCGCCGAACGCGACCTGCTGGAGAACACCCTCCAGGGAACGATCCAGGTGCTGGCAGACGTGCTTGCGCTGGTCAATCCCGGCGCCTTCGGCCGTACGACGCGCATCCGGACGCATGTGGCCGCGATAGCAACAAAGCTGGGGCTGGCAGAGCTGTGGCGCTACGAGACCATGGCCACGCTGTCGCAGATTGGCTGCGTGACCGTTCCCGATGCTGTGCTGGAGAAGGTATCGCTCGGGCATCAGCTGGCGGAATACGAACAGGCACTGTTCGACCAGCACCCGGTAGTCGCCGGCGATCTTATTGCGCGTATTCCGCGCCTCGGTGAAGTAGCCGACGCCATTCGCCTGCAGGATGCCGGCTTCGATAACAGCCCGGATGCACCGATCGGTTCGCGTATACTGAAAGTGGTGCTGGATTTTGAACGGATTGAATCGCGTGGCGTGGCAAGTTCCGAGGCTTTCGACGAACTGAAGCTGCGCAGCAACCGTTACGACCCCCAGGTGCTTGAAGCCCTGGAAGCGGTGCTGGGAACCGAATCCGAAATGGAAGCGCGCGAAGTCGAAGTAGGGAAGCTGCTGGACGACATGATGCTGGCTGTCGATGTCAACTCGCTGCAGGGCGCTCTGGTGTTGTGCAAGGGTCAGCAGACGACCGAATCTGTCCGCGCACGCCTGGTCAACTTTGCCCGCAACGGCGTAATCGCAGGTAAGGTCATGGTCTGGGTGCCGGCTGGCACCGGGTGA
- a CDS encoding HDOD domain-containing protein translates to MKRILFVDDEPMVLTGLRRMLRGLRQEWDMQFLPSGEAALAAMGEAPCDVIVSDMRMPGMDGVQLLTAVKENYPNTVRIALSGHADMEMVLECIGATHQYLAKPCDAETVKTTIDRACSLRDLINDRSLQELVTEMGSLPSLPTLYTEVMAAVRDGKALTDIGEIIAQDVSMTAKVLKVVNSAFFGLNRHVESPAQAAAILGLDAVRGLVLTAKVFSDFDSAALDLERLWEHSAETGALARRFAADNQQPRKLVDYAQMAGMLHDIGKLVLASQYPERYKKVIAAQQSTGKPDWVCEQEEFGHNHMVVGAYLLGLWGLPNPIVEAAAFHHEPQRGAGDQFSPLTAVHVANAMVHVPNDPEQAQFDMEYLGRLNLEPCEAWFESACEVTA, encoded by the coding sequence ATGAAACGGATTTTATTTGTAGATGATGAGCCGATGGTGCTGACCGGCCTGCGACGAATGCTGCGCGGACTGCGGCAGGAATGGGACATGCAGTTCCTGCCATCCGGCGAGGCGGCGCTGGCCGCAATGGGCGAAGCGCCTTGCGACGTCATAGTCAGCGACATGCGAATGCCGGGTATGGATGGGGTGCAGCTGCTCACCGCAGTAAAAGAAAACTATCCCAATACGGTGCGTATTGCACTGTCCGGGCATGCCGACATGGAGATGGTTCTGGAGTGTATCGGCGCGACCCACCAGTACCTTGCCAAGCCGTGCGACGCGGAGACGGTCAAAACCACTATTGACCGCGCCTGTTCACTGCGTGACCTGATAAATGACAGGAGCCTGCAGGAACTGGTTACCGAGATGGGATCGCTGCCGAGCCTGCCAACGCTCTATACCGAGGTCATGGCAGCGGTACGCGACGGCAAGGCGCTGACGGATATAGGCGAAATTATCGCGCAGGACGTGTCGATGACGGCCAAGGTGCTGAAGGTCGTCAACTCTGCCTTCTTCGGCTTGAATCGGCACGTGGAAAGCCCTGCTCAGGCTGCCGCCATACTCGGGCTGGATGCCGTGCGCGGCCTGGTGCTTACGGCAAAGGTCTTTTCCGATTTCGACAGCGCAGCGCTGGACCTCGAGCGATTGTGGGAGCACAGTGCGGAGACCGGTGCGCTGGCGCGGCGTTTCGCCGCCGATAACCAGCAGCCACGCAAGCTGGTCGATTATGCGCAAATGGCCGGCATGCTGCATGACATCGGCAAACTGGTGCTGGCTTCTCAATATCCGGAGCGATACAAAAAGGTCATCGCAGCGCAGCAGTCAACCGGCAAGCCCGACTGGGTCTGTGAGCAGGAGGAGTTCGGCCACAACCACATGGTGGTTGGCGCCTACCTGCTGGGACTGTGGGGTTTGCCCAACCCGATCGTCGAGGCGGCGGCTTTTCACCACGAGCCACAGCGTGGGGCTGGAGACCAGTTTTCACCACTGACAGCTGTGCATGTAGCCAACGCTATGGTGCACGTGCCCAATGACCCGGAGCAGGCGCAGTTCGACATGGAATACCTGGGACGGCTGAACCTCGAGCCCTGTGAGGCCTGGTTCGAGTCGGCATGCGAGGTGACAGCTTGA
- a CDS encoding PAS domain-containing protein: MIKAKLTNGSPDAEELRSWLMPLALALGVMGLAVSWSVFNMVVNGHEARLANDFRLDVNRQLAKLDQGLRRTSEQLRSVSAFFLSSDSVGASEFRNFTATYLRQEAGLSMLAWAPMEMIDDPGLEEAVDEESLIAGISLPLEHIEPGPRDELAFGKDLLNVPGMKAAVENSFQSGNVQSVITGERIILITPTLDFIDWSGVAIAVLPTDSLAAWINLGEWDAKVSIVEERSSRIILENGAPPEGASAFVSSLSLAGEIWRVTAWPGEVVRVPAGAWGTLAAGVVITGLVLLLLVTLANSAEHAAREVRVRTRELQQAEQEARNQAVRLADEVSHTGQVLSAIPSILIGLDLDSRINQWNSAAREISGISAADAVGRPIGDCGWSGDVEILSDGVARCLSDREVVRLDELCFERPDSEQATLGVAIVPVHNSEKVQIGCLLIGADVTEKNMMEIQLREAQRLEAVGRLAAGIAHEVNTPSQFVSDNTTFLQEAFTDLIELEAVYNEICSAPGLLSDEQKQRIEAAREAADRDFLLEEVPQALAQSLDGIRRIADIVRAMKEFSHPGGGGHKEQADLNRLINNAITVAANEWKYHAEVETEFDENLPPVPCFPRELNQVVLNLLINGAHAIADRLGDSGERGKIRITTALRDNAVEMRVSDSGTGIPEHIRNNVFEPFFTTKEVGRGSGQGLALAYSAVVEQHGGELSFETETDVGTTFIVSLPLKSQKTEEEVTA, from the coding sequence GTGATTAAAGCAAAGCTGACAAATGGCAGCCCGGATGCCGAGGAGTTGCGCTCGTGGCTGATGCCGCTGGCGCTGGCGCTGGGAGTCATGGGCCTGGCGGTGTCGTGGTCCGTTTTCAACATGGTTGTGAACGGGCATGAGGCCCGGCTGGCGAACGATTTTCGCCTCGATGTAAACCGGCAGCTGGCCAAGCTCGACCAGGGTCTGCGTCGCACCTCGGAACAACTGCGCTCGGTAAGCGCTTTCTTTCTGAGCTCCGATAGTGTCGGGGCAAGTGAATTTCGCAATTTTACGGCGACCTATCTGCGCCAGGAGGCGGGGCTTTCCATGCTGGCGTGGGCGCCGATGGAGATGATCGATGATCCGGGCCTGGAAGAGGCCGTAGACGAGGAATCGTTGATCGCCGGCATCAGCCTTCCACTTGAACATATTGAGCCGGGACCCCGGGATGAGCTGGCTTTTGGCAAAGATCTGCTGAATGTGCCCGGCATGAAAGCGGCAGTGGAAAACTCGTTCCAGTCCGGCAACGTACAGTCGGTCATCACTGGCGAACGCATCATCCTGATAACCCCGACACTGGATTTTATCGACTGGTCCGGGGTTGCGATTGCAGTATTGCCGACCGACTCGCTGGCTGCCTGGATCAATCTCGGCGAGTGGGACGCAAAGGTTTCAATCGTCGAGGAGCGCAGCAGCAGGATCATCCTGGAAAACGGCGCGCCGCCCGAGGGGGCCAGCGCTTTTGTATCTTCGCTGTCGCTGGCTGGTGAGATCTGGCGGGTAACCGCCTGGCCGGGTGAGGTAGTGCGCGTCCCGGCAGGTGCCTGGGGCACACTGGCCGCCGGTGTAGTGATTACCGGCCTGGTGCTGCTATTGCTGGTCACCCTGGCAAACAGCGCCGAGCACGCAGCGCGTGAAGTTCGTGTCAGGACACGGGAGCTGCAACAGGCTGAGCAGGAGGCGCGCAACCAGGCGGTGCGCCTGGCCGACGAGGTCTCGCACACCGGGCAGGTATTGTCGGCAATACCCTCGATCCTGATCGGTCTCGACCTGGACAGCCGCATCAACCAGTGGAACAGCGCGGCGCGCGAGATCAGCGGTATATCCGCCGCAGATGCGGTTGGCAGGCCGATTGGTGACTGCGGCTGGAGCGGCGACGTGGAAATACTGTCAGACGGCGTGGCGCGATGCCTGTCAGACCGCGAAGTTGTGCGTCTCGACGAACTGTGCTTCGAACGGCCGGATTCCGAGCAGGCAACCCTGGGCGTTGCCATTGTTCCGGTGCATAACAGCGAGAAGGTGCAAATTGGCTGCCTGTTGATCGGTGCAGATGTCACCGAGAAGAACATGATGGAAATCCAGCTGCGCGAGGCCCAGCGTCTCGAAGCCGTTGGTCGTCTCGCGGCCGGCATTGCTCACGAAGTCAACACGCCGTCGCAGTTTGTCTCCGATAACACGACGTTTCTGCAGGAGGCCTTTACCGACCTGATCGAACTCGAAGCGGTGTACAACGAGATTTGTTCTGCACCGGGTTTGCTGAGTGATGAGCAAAAGCAGCGCATCGAGGCGGCCCGCGAGGCGGCCGATCGAGACTTCCTGCTGGAAGAGGTGCCGCAGGCACTGGCGCAGTCACTCGACGGGATACGCCGCATCGCAGATATCGTGCGTGCGATGAAGGAGTTTTCACACCCCGGTGGTGGCGGACACAAGGAACAGGCCGACCTGAACCGGTTGATCAACAATGCCATCACGGTAGCCGCGAACGAGTGGAAATACCACGCCGAAGTGGAAACCGAATTCGACGAAAACCTGCCGCCGGTGCCGTGCTTCCCGCGCGAACTGAACCAGGTTGTGTTGAACCTGCTGATCAATGGCGCCCACGCAATTGCTGACCGTCTCGGTGACAGCGGCGAGCGCGGCAAGATCAGGATTACGACGGCACTACGCGACAATGCAGTCGAGATGCGGGTCAGCGATTCCGGCACCGGCATCCCGGAGCATATTCGGAACAACGTATTCGAGCCGTTTTTCACCACCAAGGAAGTCGGGCGTGGCAGCGGCCAGGGACTGGCGCTGGCGTATTCGGCAGTGGTGGAGCAGCACGGCGGTGAGTTGTCATTTGAGACTGAAACAGATGTAGGTACGACGTTTATCGTCAGCCTGCCGCTGAAGTCGCAGAAAACAGAGGAAGAGGTAACCGCATGA